The following are from one region of the Capsicum annuum cultivar UCD-10X-F1 chromosome 1, UCD10Xv1.1, whole genome shotgun sequence genome:
- the LOC107850826 gene encoding uncharacterized protein LOC107850826 — MNEIKSEEEKKIVEIFLKIIGPSPPCRFNVPSSIKVHELRKMIAGNRNMPIENLKLVLRGNVLHDSENGDDKVVQLNNGDSLIVAFKPKPPPKHFRDEFDDDDDDELRFQLPPSTSKWKRKFFHILRDRLKFPDMLLMVLFSVSLKVWIMIVTWFILASIARRYGVAPLFLLATGFGLIFYNLGHRKQGELSAYSVFNEDFRELPGTLNADHIDRDIRAGRF; from the exons ATGAATGAAATCAAGTcggaagaggagaagaagatagtagaaatatttttgaaaataatcgGTCCTTCTCCGCCTTGTCGATTTAATGTTCCTTCTTCTATTAAG GTACATGAATTGAGAAAGATGATTGCTGGGAATCGAAATATGCCTATcgaaaatttaaaacttgttctGCGAGGAAATGTATTGCATGATAGTGAAAATGGAGATGACAAAGTAGTCCAACTCAACAACGGAG ATTCACTAATAGTTGCTTTCAAACCAAAGCCACCTCCTAAGCATTTTCGTGATGAAtttgatgatgacgatgatgatgaacTG AGGTTTCAGTTACCCCCATCAACTAGTAAGTGGAAGAGGAAGTTTTTCCATATACTACGTGATAGACTGAAATTTCCAG ATATGCTTTTGATGGTACTTTTCTCCGTCAGTCTAAAGGTTTGGATTATGATTGTGACTTGGTTCATTCTGGCCTCTATTGCGCGAAGATATGGTGTTGCACCTTTATTT TTACTGGCGACTGGGTTTGGCCTCATCTTTTATAATCTTGGACATCGGAAGCAAGGAGAACTTAG TGCATATTCTGTATTCAATGAAGATTTTCGAGAACTTCCAGGGACCCTCAACGCAGATCATATTGACAGAGATATCCGGGCAGGCCGATTTTGA